Proteins encoded by one window of Chrysiogenes arsenatis DSM 11915:
- a CDS encoding DUF4160 domain-containing protein codes for MPTISMFYGILIRMFFKDIERHHLPHIHADYQGDVAVYSIEDGSVLSGGIPQNKHKLVVAWIEIHKEDLFADWELAVNGRQPFKIKGLDQ; via the coding sequence ATGCCAACGATCAGTATGTTTTACGGAATACTTATCAGGATGTTTTTCAAAGATATTGAGAGACATCATTTACCTCATATCCATGCTGACTATCAGGGCGATGTAGCAGTATACTCAATCGAAGATGGATCTGTTCTCTCTGGCGGTATTCCACAAAACAAGCATAAACTTGTTGTTGCGTGGATTGAAATTCACAAGGAAGACCTCTTTGCAGACTGGGAATTAGCAGTAAATGGCAGGCAACCATTTAAAATAAAAGGACTTGATCAATGA
- a CDS encoding Txe/YoeB family addiction module toxin — protein MYQILIMSQAQKDAKKLAASGLKPKALKLLELIQKDPYVYPPAFEYLQGSMKGLISRRINKQHRLVYEVVEQERLIKVYRMWTHYE, from the coding sequence ATGTACCAGATTTTGATCATGTCACAAGCTCAAAAGGATGCGAAAAAGCTTGCTGCTTCTGGGCTTAAACCAAAAGCATTAAAACTGTTGGAGCTAATTCAAAAAGATCCTTATGTATATCCACCAGCGTTTGAATATCTTCAGGGTAGCATGAAAGGCCTCATCAGTCGCCGCATTAATAAGCAGCACCGTTTGGTTTATGAAGTAGTTGAACAAGAACGATTGATTAAGGTGTACCGTATGTGGACGCATTACGAGTAA
- a CDS encoding porin, with translation MKKIVLAGLTVAAVAATSFAADVKISGSYDLRGFALDNTDFNANDDNGTDARFYDQRVRVQAVMKASDAISVTLRSDLSEGDWGTNDTQSNNGGNKFRLDRAFLTMKLPSNLGTLTAGTIGYDIERTGLLLNLHRNDGFLYTNTFGMVGVEAGNIKVEDSELNVGVTAEGDRDVYLVKATVKPMDNLTVSPYFVYDNDKDEALGANVKRMALGVDAGFKAGMFGVDGTLYMIDGKEETPGAVDKDLEGLVFNLMANVKPIPGLTIGAGYTYMQGDDNAADNENEAIVSFVDGDPGNNPMRGFIFWNDYSHDGAKLYGTDGKNVSQPASGYFNGINAFKLYADYAFDKFGVGAHAIYAEDAETVTGANEKEITEFGVYGSYKIYDNATLTLQLATAELDEANTQRDDATFAGLGLSVKF, from the coding sequence ATGAAAAAAATCGTTCTTGCTGGACTTACCGTAGCCGCCGTTGCTGCTACATCTTTCGCTGCTGATGTGAAAATTAGCGGGTCTTATGATCTTCGTGGATTTGCTCTCGACAACACAGACTTCAATGCAAATGATGACAATGGCACTGACGCTCGCTTCTACGATCAACGCGTTCGCGTTCAAGCGGTCATGAAAGCTTCTGACGCTATCAGCGTAACTTTGAGAAGCGACCTTTCTGAAGGTGATTGGGGAACAAACGATACACAGAGCAACAATGGTGGCAATAAATTCCGCCTTGATCGTGCTTTCTTGACCATGAAGCTCCCAAGCAACCTTGGTACATTGACTGCTGGTACCATTGGATATGACATTGAGCGCACCGGTCTTCTTCTCAACCTCCACCGCAACGATGGCTTCTTGTACACGAACACGTTTGGCATGGTTGGCGTAGAAGCTGGTAACATTAAAGTTGAAGACAGTGAACTTAATGTAGGCGTAACAGCTGAAGGCGACAGAGATGTGTATCTTGTTAAAGCAACCGTAAAGCCTATGGACAACCTGACAGTAAGCCCATACTTCGTTTATGACAACGATAAAGATGAGGCTCTGGGCGCTAACGTAAAACGCATGGCTCTTGGTGTTGATGCAGGATTCAAAGCTGGAATGTTTGGCGTTGATGGCACCTTGTATATGATAGATGGAAAAGAAGAAACTCCTGGCGCAGTTGACAAAGATCTTGAAGGTCTCGTGTTCAACCTCATGGCCAATGTTAAACCTATCCCTGGCTTGACCATCGGCGCAGGCTACACCTATATGCAAGGTGATGATAACGCAGCAGATAATGAAAATGAAGCCATTGTCTCTTTTGTTGATGGCGATCCAGGCAACAACCCAATGAGAGGGTTCATTTTCTGGAACGACTATTCGCATGACGGAGCTAAGCTCTATGGTACTGATGGAAAGAACGTGTCTCAGCCAGCTTCTGGATACTTCAACGGTATCAATGCGTTCAAACTCTATGCTGACTATGCATTTGATAAGTTTGGTGTAGGTGCTCACGCTATCTATGCTGAAGATGCTGAAACCGTAACTGGCGCAAACGAAAAAGAGATCACAGAGTTTGGCGTGTATGGTAGCTACAAAATCTACGATAACGCTACTCTGACTCTTCAACTCGCTACAGCTGAGCTTGACGAAGCAAATACACAAAGAGATGACGCCACTTTTGCTGGCCTTGGACTTTCTGTTAAGTTCTAA
- the hflX gene encoding ribosome rescue GTPase HflX, which translates to MFDRVASGEKALIVHVEFTNSLRHEQDDPRECMLLAESAGGEVQAVLRAHRPSPDAKFFVGTGKAEEIAEFVRNNGTEIIIFNHILSPSQERNLEKLCECRVIDRTGLILDIFAQRARSFEGKLQVELAQLRYVSTRLIRGWTHLERQRGGIGMRGPGETQLETDRRLIKVRIANILGRLEKVAQQRELGRAHRAKSDIASISLVGYTNAGKSTLFNHLTGADVFAEDQLFATLDTTMRRIALPQGTEAVIADTVGFVRHLPHALVAAFRSTLKETREATLLLHVIDAAEDDRDVQKQHVLEVLREIKADEVPMLEVYNKVDRLLGNVPRIEYDIDGVTPVRVWLSALTGAGCDLLMQAIALRLRPATRNVTLMLPPHYGKLRSILYRERLVKSEIVQDDGIAKLEIDVAQDVWDGMIRQHPELLSFCVSA; encoded by the coding sequence ATGTTCGACCGGGTCGCCTCTGGCGAGAAAGCATTGATAGTCCACGTTGAGTTTACGAACTCCCTTCGCCATGAGCAAGACGATCCGCGCGAGTGCATGCTTTTGGCAGAATCTGCGGGTGGCGAAGTGCAGGCCGTGCTGCGAGCCCATCGCCCATCGCCTGACGCAAAGTTCTTTGTTGGCACCGGAAAAGCCGAAGAAATAGCTGAGTTTGTGCGTAACAACGGTACCGAAATTATCATCTTTAATCACATCCTTTCGCCGTCCCAAGAACGGAATTTAGAGAAGCTCTGCGAGTGCCGCGTGATCGATCGCACGGGACTCATTCTCGACATCTTTGCCCAGCGGGCTCGTTCGTTTGAAGGGAAACTTCAGGTTGAACTCGCGCAACTGCGCTATGTCTCTACCCGTCTGATACGCGGTTGGACGCACCTTGAGCGCCAGCGCGGTGGCATTGGGATGCGTGGCCCAGGTGAAACTCAGCTGGAAACCGACCGTCGCTTAATTAAAGTGCGAATTGCCAACATTCTCGGACGACTCGAAAAAGTCGCCCAACAGCGCGAGCTGGGTCGTGCGCACCGTGCGAAAAGCGATATCGCCTCCATCTCGCTGGTCGGATACACCAATGCCGGAAAATCGACTCTCTTTAATCACCTGACCGGTGCGGATGTCTTTGCGGAAGATCAACTCTTCGCCACGCTCGATACGACCATGCGGCGCATTGCCCTACCACAAGGGACAGAAGCTGTCATTGCTGACACCGTTGGCTTTGTCCGCCACCTGCCGCACGCCCTTGTTGCCGCCTTCCGTTCTACCCTCAAAGAAACGCGCGAAGCGACCCTTTTGCTGCACGTCATTGACGCCGCCGAAGACGACCGCGACGTGCAAAAGCAGCACGTACTGGAAGTGCTCCGTGAAATCAAGGCGGATGAAGTGCCAATGCTCGAAGTGTATAATAAAGTTGATCGACTGCTCGGGAACGTGCCGCGCATCGAATATGACATTGATGGCGTCACCCCCGTGCGCGTGTGGCTGTCGGCACTCACTGGAGCCGGATGCGACTTGTTGATGCAGGCCATCGCCCTACGCCTACGCCCGGCAACACGCAACGTTACGCTGATGCTCCCGCCACATTACGGGAAGCTTCGCAGCATACTGTACCGTGAACGGCTGGTAAAAAGTGAAATAGTGCAGGATGATGGAATTGCGAAACTCGAAATTGATGTTGCCCAAGACGTGTGGGATGGCATGATTCGTCAGCACCCGGAACTGCTCTCCTTTTGCGTCTCAGCGTGA
- a CDS encoding HD-GYP domain-containing protein: MRKMPIQNILPGMKTACPVVTDGDSMLIGAGYVLTPKNIERLVDMKLNWVMVDDPLTAGIEPTEPLRDSVRRDLQKKMTKLVDEVRKATPRPPESTWSDYCAQFRGQPLPAIAIELAEYIALTAQREIEQDSKKVIAYMPAASEELYLVDHALDVMCLSIMLAQAAGLTGKEIGELALGALLHDVALFFLPVPEKHDGASEGEFYDTGALKEEHTTVGYDILRKTPRVGILSTIVAYQHHEYQDGRGFPQGITGSNKILRGKELMQSKGIIHPYAEICALVDTFVTLTSDSRNRIPLPFDKGLDMIMRLAGTRLNMELVRLFLGHAPRYPLGSEVIVQNGHYSGSRAIVAQISHYALNRPIVKLLEDESQTRYVQEITIDLEANPSVLVRGV; the protein is encoded by the coding sequence ATGCGTAAAATGCCGATTCAAAACATTCTTCCCGGGATGAAAACAGCCTGTCCTGTAGTGACTGACGGCGATAGTATGCTGATCGGCGCCGGATATGTGCTCACGCCAAAAAATATTGAACGCCTTGTCGATATGAAACTCAATTGGGTGATGGTTGACGATCCGTTAACGGCGGGCATTGAGCCTACGGAACCATTGCGCGACAGCGTTCGTCGCGACTTACAGAAAAAAATGACGAAATTAGTCGATGAAGTTCGCAAAGCAACTCCGCGCCCGCCAGAATCGACGTGGAGTGACTATTGTGCGCAGTTTCGCGGCCAACCATTGCCAGCGATAGCCATCGAGTTGGCCGAATATATCGCACTTACTGCACAACGGGAAATAGAGCAAGACAGCAAAAAAGTCATAGCGTACATGCCCGCCGCCTCGGAAGAACTTTACTTGGTTGACCATGCGCTCGACGTGATGTGTTTAAGTATTATGCTGGCGCAGGCGGCTGGATTGACCGGGAAAGAAATAGGTGAACTCGCCCTTGGTGCACTGCTGCATGACGTTGCGCTCTTCTTTTTACCCGTTCCTGAAAAGCATGATGGCGCTAGCGAAGGTGAGTTTTACGACACGGGAGCCCTCAAAGAGGAACATACTACCGTGGGGTACGATATTTTGCGCAAAACACCGCGTGTCGGGATATTAAGCACGATAGTGGCGTATCAGCACCATGAGTATCAGGACGGAAGGGGATTTCCGCAGGGAATTACCGGCAGCAATAAAATCCTCCGTGGCAAGGAACTTATGCAATCGAAAGGGATAATACATCCTTATGCTGAGATATGTGCGCTTGTTGATACGTTTGTAACCCTTACCAGCGACTCTCGTAATCGCATTCCCTTGCCGTTTGATAAGGGACTCGATATGATTATGCGATTGGCGGGGACGCGGCTGAATATGGAGCTGGTTCGTCTCTTTTTGGGGCATGCGCCACGTTATCCGCTGGGAAGCGAAGTTATCGTCCAAAATGGTCACTATAGCGGCAGCCGTGCCATCGTCGCACAGATATCGCACTATGCGCTCAATCGCCCTATAGTAAAACTACTCGAAGATGAATCGCAAACGCGCTATGTTCAGGAAATAACCATTGATCTTGAAGCCAACCCCTCCGTATTAGTGCGGGGAGTCTGA
- a CDS encoding chemotaxis protein CheW, which produces MSKTAASPSPETALHDAGEHVSEEMVQFVSFLVEDEEYMIDIRLVREIIKKVKITTLPKSSSFIEGILDLRGAIIPIVNLRRKLGLLKADMQGKEGNIVIVENKGKFIGLIVDAVREVVRVKAKQIELKPTIARAEREYVSGICQYGDRLLILLAIDRLFSADEMEMFANL; this is translated from the coding sequence ATGTCAAAGACAGCCGCATCGCCGTCACCAGAGACTGCTCTCCACGATGCCGGTGAGCATGTAAGCGAAGAGATGGTTCAGTTTGTCAGCTTTCTGGTTGAAGATGAAGAGTACATGATCGATATCAGATTGGTGCGGGAGATTATAAAAAAAGTAAAAATAACGACGCTCCCTAAAAGCTCCTCCTTTATTGAGGGGATACTTGATTTGCGAGGCGCGATTATTCCTATCGTCAATCTGCGCCGCAAACTTGGCCTTCTAAAAGCTGACATGCAGGGAAAAGAAGGGAATATTGTCATTGTCGAAAATAAAGGGAAATTTATCGGATTGATTGTCGATGCGGTTCGTGAAGTAGTAAGAGTAAAAGCAAAACAGATTGAATTGAAGCCTACCATCGCCCGTGCTGAGCGTGAATATGTTTCTGGAATCTGTCAATACGGCGACCGCCTGTTGATTCTGCTTGCCATTGACCGCCTGTTTAGTGCCGACGAAATGGAGATGTTTGCCAACTTGTAG
- a CDS encoding DUF2442 domain-containing protein, which yields MRIADVKPLDDLSLLITASDGIVGLFDVKPYLDCEAFEALKEQTEFRKVRNGGYFVEWDCGADLSADTIAAKLLPCNGQVFF from the coding sequence ATGAGAATTGCTGATGTTAAACCATTAGATGATCTCAGTTTACTTATTACAGCATCGGACGGTATAGTTGGTCTCTTTGATGTGAAGCCATACTTGGACTGTGAGGCGTTTGAGGCTTTAAAAGAGCAGACTGAGTTTCGTAAAGTACGCAATGGCGGATACTTTGTCGAGTGGGATTGCGGTGCTGATCTTTCGGCAGATACCATTGCAGCCAAACTTTTGCCCTGTAATGGTCAAGTTTTTTTCTAG
- a CDS encoding ATP-binding protein, with protein MYHRSVLYIRDSDWNHDAQALNCSLEQAGYVVHSVTYAEGYDSFLSNMQDIVVLEMHLSEEQGWDIVRKIHKTAPQAPVVILSHQGSETRLLTAIECGVSQFFPSPIEQKKLVDALNSLAEGVMHSFATSLALRTLHQERKVFWLNNTVESATGALNTIIPTLNVHCSPKVACEIRMAVFEILLNAIEHGNLGIGYQEKLDSIGSDTYHDLLRAKQQENIAKRVYFEYIFDDNQFTFIIEDSGHGFDLKSVPNPRDTENLLNFSGRGILMAFFYMDSVQYNEKGNRVTLARHADRITTIPESKG; from the coding sequence GTGTATCACCGTTCCGTACTCTACATCCGCGATAGCGATTGGAACCACGACGCGCAGGCGCTTAACTGCTCTTTAGAGCAGGCGGGCTACGTTGTGCACTCCGTGACCTACGCCGAAGGCTACGATTCCTTTCTCAGCAATATGCAGGACATTGTCGTCCTCGAAATGCACCTCAGTGAAGAGCAAGGGTGGGACATCGTCCGTAAAATCCATAAGACAGCTCCGCAAGCGCCTGTTGTTATCCTCTCGCATCAAGGGTCTGAAACGCGACTATTGACCGCCATTGAGTGTGGCGTCAGCCAGTTTTTCCCGAGCCCCATAGAGCAGAAAAAACTCGTCGATGCCCTCAATAGCCTTGCCGAAGGGGTCATGCACAGCTTTGCCACGAGCCTTGCGCTACGGACACTCCATCAGGAACGGAAAGTTTTTTGGCTGAATAATACTGTCGAATCTGCCACAGGTGCGCTGAATACCATTATCCCGACCCTCAACGTGCACTGTTCGCCCAAAGTAGCATGTGAAATCCGTATGGCCGTTTTTGAAATCCTGCTCAATGCCATTGAACACGGCAACCTTGGGATCGGATATCAAGAAAAACTCGACTCTATCGGAAGCGATACCTATCATGATCTCCTTCGTGCCAAGCAGCAGGAAAACATCGCCAAACGAGTTTATTTTGAATATATCTTCGACGACAATCAATTCACATTTATTATTGAAGACAGTGGCCATGGATTTGATCTGAAATCGGTCCCAAATCCACGCGACACAGAAAACCTACTCAACTTCTCCGGACGTGGCATTTTGATGGCGTTTTTCTATATGGATTCTGTGCAGTATAACGAAAAAGGGAACCGCGTGACCCTAGCTCGTCATGCCGATAGAATCACCACTATTCCTGAATCGAAAGGATAA